GGAGAAACGAATGCTGAAAGTGGATTTCAAAAACATATTCGAAGAAACAGTGGGCGGAAACAAGGCCATATCAAAGTGCGACGTACAGGAGCTGGAATCGAAAGTTCCAGCGGCACATGAAAAAATCCAGGACTGGCGCAAAAGCGAAGATGCGATATTCTACGATTACATATTCCGCGACGACATAACAGCCGGCATAGCGGAAACGGCGGAAAAAATCGCATCGAATTTCGAAAATGTGATCGTGCTTGGAATTGGAGGATCGGCGCTAGGCCTGCGCTGCGCGGCACAGTCGCTACTTCCACCGTTCTGGAACATGCTCGGAAAGGATTCGCGAAAGGGGAAACCCCGTCTCTTCGTGTGCGACAACATCGACTCCGATTCCTTCGCTGCGCTCATGCAACTCGTTGACATCGCGAAAAGCTGCTTCATCGTCATCAGCAAGTCAGGGAAAACCACCGAGACTGCGGCACAGTTTTTTATCGTGGCATCGAGGCTGAAAAAGCTGCTGGGTCAGAGCTGGTCTAAAAACCTTGTCATCATAACTGATCCCAAGTCGGGCGAATTGAGGCCGATGGTGGAAAAGGAAGGGATCACATCCTTCGCCATTCCGCCAAAACTCGGCGGAAGATTTTCCGTCCTCTCACCCGTAGGACTTTTTCCTGCCGCATGCGTAGGGATAGACATCGAAAATCTCGTGGCAGGCGCAAGGGAGATGGCCAAAAGATGTTGTTCGCCGGATCTGAAATCCAATCCCGCCTACGCACTAGGGGGCTACCACT
The sequence above is drawn from the Myxococcales bacterium genome and encodes:
- a CDS encoding glucose-6-phosphate isomerase, giving the protein MLKVDFKNIFEETVGGNKAISKCDVQELESKVPAAHEKIQDWRKSEDAIFYDYIFRDDITAGIAETAEKIASNFENVIVLGIGGSALGLRCAAQSLLPPFWNMLGKDSRKGKPRLFVCDNIDSDSFAALMQLVDIAKSCFIVISKSGKTTETAAQFFIVASRLKKLLGQSWSKNLVIITDPKSGELRPMVEKEGITSFAIPPKLGGRFSVLSPVGLFPAACVGIDIENLVAGAREMAKRCCSPDLKSNPAYALGGYHYILDTEKKMNISVMMPYSDALSLASDWYVQLWAESLGKAGRGQTPVKALGATDQHSQVQLYMEGPSDKVFTFLYVEKFSSRNEETIVEEPSEAFSYIKERTLSEILNAECEATIGALTKMNRPSMKISFPNVDALHLGEFFMFYQIATAFAGALYGINPFDQPGVELGKILTREILTKR